One genomic window of Clostridioides sp. ES-S-0054-01 includes the following:
- a CDS encoding PTS sugar transporter subunit IIB: MKKILLVCNAGMSTSILVEKMKKVAQQRELDVKIWALSNSEAATLDEEVDCVLIGPQLKFALNQVEENFPGKPVAVIDMRVYGTINGEKALNQALELM, from the coding sequence ATGAAAAAAATATTATTAGTATGCAATGCAGGTATGTCTACGTCTATACTCGTAGAAAAAATGAAAAAAGTTGCTCAACAAAGGGAACTAGACGTTAAAATATGGGCTTTATCGAATAGTGAAGCTGCTACTTTGGATGAAGAAGTTGATTGCGTTCTTATTGGACCACAATTAAAGTTTGCTCTTAACCAAGTAGAGGAGAATTTTCCAGGAAAACCAGTGGCTGTAATTGATATGAGAGTTTATGGAACAATTAATGGAGAGAAAGCACTAAATCAAGCGCTTGAATTAATGTAA
- a CDS encoding 4Fe-4S binding protein, translating to MNNKKHWYDYLWIFSSIYLILGFVNIIFAWIGLICFFVPLIISIVKGNKAYCNKYCGRGQLFNLLGNKLKLSRNKDIPKFIRSKWFRYGFLTFFMVMFGNMLFSTYLVFEGSRSFKEVVTLLWTIKMPWQWAYHGTLVSPWVVQFAFGFYSVMLTSTVLGLITMILFKPRSWCVYCPMGTMTQMICKAKCKSSL from the coding sequence ATGAATAATAAAAAACATTGGTATGACTATTTATGGATTTTTTCTTCAATATATTTGATATTGGGATTTGTAAATATTATTTTCGCTTGGATTGGATTAATTTGTTTCTTTGTGCCGCTAATTATTTCCATTGTTAAGGGAAATAAAGCGTACTGCAATAAGTATTGTGGAAGAGGGCAACTGTTTAATTTGCTTGGAAATAAATTAAAGCTATCAAGAAATAAAGATATTCCTAAATTTATTAGAAGTAAGTGGTTTAGATATGGTTTTTTGACATTTTTTATGGTGATGTTTGGCAACATGCTTTTTTCAACTTATTTGGTGTTTGAAGGGAGTAGAAGCTTTAAAGAGGTAGTGACTTTGTTGTGGACTATAAAAATGCCTTGGCAATGGGCGTATCATGGGACTTTAGTTTCTCCGTGGGTGGTACAATTTGCATTTGGTTTTTATAGTGTTATGCTTACATCTACTGTTCTTGGATTGATTACTATGATATTATTTAAGCCTCGTTCATGGTGCGTTTATTGTCCTATGGGTACTATGACCCAGATGATATGTAAGGCAAAGTGTAAGTCATCTTTATAG
- a CDS encoding PTS sugar transporter subunit IIC: protein MEKLERLLLPLANKLSANKYLAVIRDGFVAIMPIMIVGSFFTLINNVIIGENGFTNKLFGMPFTELTKFGEAISPATMSIMAILLTFTTAKALCEHYKEETTIVPAIAVVCLFILMPVTFDANLGIEYINTQYTGAAGMFMSFICAIFTVEIIRKLSSIRQLVIKMPESVPPSIARSFNKLIPVMLAVIVFGLVRMITNLSGEPLNDFVFKIIQQPFTNIVSSPVGLAIIYFLYMLLWGMGVHSAFIFNPILEPIYLASLTANANAVVSNQAMTSIMTKPFLDSVAFMGGAGNMLALVVAIFLVSKRSDQKEIAKLGFIPALFNISEPIMFGLPVVMNPILIIPMILTSMLGIGIGTISTIVGFMGHTYVLIPWTTPPIISAYLASGANIGAIITTLIIFIISVLIYMPFVKLSNKQVSE from the coding sequence ATGGAAAAATTAGAACGATTATTACTTCCACTTGCCAATAAACTATCAGCAAATAAATATCTAGCGGTAATTCGTGACGGATTTGTTGCAATAATGCCAATTATGATTGTTGGCTCATTTTTTACACTTATTAATAATGTAATTATTGGTGAAAATGGTTTTACTAATAAATTATTTGGTATGCCTTTTACAGAACTAACAAAGTTTGGGGAAGCAATATCTCCAGCTACAATGTCAATTATGGCTATATTATTAACATTTACAACAGCTAAGGCCTTATGTGAACATTATAAAGAAGAAACAACTATTGTACCTGCCATTGCAGTTGTGTGTTTATTTATATTGATGCCTGTAACTTTTGATGCAAATCTTGGTATAGAATATATCAATACACAATATACAGGTGCTGCTGGTATGTTCATGTCTTTCATTTGTGCTATTTTTACAGTTGAAATAATAAGAAAATTATCATCAATTCGTCAATTAGTTATTAAGATGCCAGAGAGCGTTCCACCTTCAATTGCTCGCTCATTTAATAAATTAATTCCAGTAATGCTTGCAGTTATTGTTTTTGGTCTGGTTCGCATGATTACAAATTTATCAGGAGAACCATTAAATGATTTTGTATTCAAAATAATACAACAACCATTTACTAATATAGTAAGTTCTCCAGTTGGTTTAGCAATTATCTACTTCTTATATATGTTATTATGGGGTATGGGAGTACACTCTGCGTTCATTTTTAATCCAATTTTAGAACCTATTTATTTAGCAAGTCTTACAGCAAATGCAAATGCAGTTGTATCTAATCAAGCAATGACTTCTATTATGACAAAACCATTTCTTGACTCAGTTGCATTTATGGGAGGGGCAGGAAATATGCTTGCTCTTGTAGTGGCTATATTCCTTGTTAGTAAGCGGTCTGACCAAAAAGAAATTGCTAAACTTGGTTTTATTCCTGCTTTATTTAATATTTCAGAACCGATTATGTTTGGGCTTCCAGTTGTTATGAATCCTATTTTGATTATTCCGATGATTCTGACAAGTATGCTTGGTATTGGTATAGGAACAATTTCAACTATAGTTGGTTTTATGGGGCATACGTATGTTCTTATACCGTGGACAACTCCACCGATTATTAGTGCATATCTTGCTTCTGGAGCAAATATTGGTGCGATAATTACAACTTTAATAATTTTTATTATTTCTGTGTTAATTTATATGCCATTTGTAAAATTATCTAATAAGCAGGTGAGTGAATGA
- a CDS encoding IS3 family transposase — MPDKSCKNSSDFIIMPHKGTCLDNSPMENFFGIMKQEMYYRKTYKSFNELEKAITEYIYYYNNKIIKEKLN, encoded by the coding sequence TTGCCTGATAAATCATGTAAAAATTCTTCTGACTTCATAATTATGCCTCATAAGGGTACATGCCTTGATAATTCTCCTATGGAAAATTTCTTTGGAATAATGAAGCAAGAAATGTATTATAGAAAAACATATAAAAGTTTCAACGAATTAGAGAAAGCTATAACAGAATATATTTACTATTATAATAACAAAATAATTAAAGAAAAATTAAATTAG
- a CDS encoding 4Fe-4S binding protein, producing MSNKKKRYANILENECVACGSCIKACPRGAISVPCGISAKVDIDLCVGCGICEKICPASVIEIRTILNEEEGKCHE from the coding sequence ATGTCTAATAAAAAAAAGAGATATGCAAATATTTTAGAAAATGAGTGCGTAGCTTGTGGAAGCTGTATAAAGGCATGTCCAAGAGGTGCTATTTCAGTTCCATGTGGTATTAGTGCAAAAGTTGATATAGACCTATGTGTTGGATGTGGTATTTGTGAAAAGATATGTCCGGCATCTGTGATTGAGATTAGAACAATATTAAATGAGGAAGAAGGTAAGTGTCATGAATAA
- a CDS encoding Crp/Fnr family transcriptional regulator, with protein sequence MISQNDIDILTHSLPFWDKLTDLQKELLITSANISHYKKGNPIHCGDSDCIGVLIIKSGTIRTYILSDEGREVTLFRLDNGDVCILSASCILKTITFDVYVDAETDCEIIQISSSVFSKLSTENIHAELFSYKLATERFSDVMWAMQQILFMSFDKRLASFLIDEITRNDNNTINLTHEQIAKYMGSAREVVSRMLKYFASESIVSLSRGGIKVLDKNKLRSLTL encoded by the coding sequence ATGATTTCACAAAATGATATTGATATACTTACACACAGTTTGCCGTTTTGGGATAAACTCACTGACTTACAAAAAGAGTTGTTAATTACTTCAGCAAACATCTCCCACTATAAAAAAGGAAATCCCATACATTGTGGAGACAGTGACTGTATTGGTGTTTTAATTATAAAGTCTGGAACAATACGTACATACATACTTTCAGATGAAGGTCGTGAGGTTACACTCTTCCGTCTTGATAATGGTGATGTATGTATTTTATCAGCTTCATGTATTCTAAAAACAATAACTTTTGATGTATATGTAGATGCTGAAACAGACTGCGAAATTATACAGATTAGTTCCTCTGTTTTTTCAAAATTATCTACAGAAAATATTCATGCAGAGTTATTCTCATATAAATTAGCTACTGAACGTTTTTCTGATGTTATGTGGGCTATGCAACAAATTCTCTTTATGAGTTTTGATAAGCGTTTGGCATCTTTTTTAATTGATGAGATAACTAGAAACGATAATAACACTATAAATCTAACTCATGAGCAAATTGCTAAGTATATGGGTAGTGCCAGAGAAGTTGTATCTAGGATGTTAAAATATTTTGCTAGTGAAAGTATTGTATCTTTATCTCGTGGTGGAATAAAAGTATTGGATAAAAATAAACTTCGTTCTTTGACATTATAG
- a CDS encoding AAA family ATPase has protein sequence MVKSKDVEIEQSILGTILLDDKLSYKLDELNENMFMTPMCIEIFKIMKELKKENIVIDVATVKSKIDKKSLAIKTSDLTSIITWGRTFGIDSHIKILKENLARRSINQSCQRLLQSLNLGENIDTCIYKFESNIKEILDKDTYENDDVHSIAEKVLDFLENKKEVGFKFGIKLLDTTIGGLFKGELTTIAAKSGVGKTALALQIMLNSFKQGKKTLFISREMTSEQVFMRNICRVTGVSTRDMKSKEINENDWKLIVNAIGDLSENNLIYINDKIDTISAIRKRIRQVKPDLLIVDYVQLLTSQKSMDKREREVATFSRELKNMTLDFNIPVIQLSQLNDEMKDSRPYGDRPMRDSKAIYHDSNNVVYIHQLKGSDYEEAVKDIGESEEAVREAEYRGIKIVDLIVAKCRDGQTRHKHFCYFGDKLHFQELNY, from the coding sequence ATGGTTAAATCAAAAGATGTTGAAATAGAACAATCTATTTTAGGTACAATTCTTTTAGACGATAAATTAAGCTATAAGCTAGATGAGTTAAATGAAAACATGTTTATGACTCCTATGTGTATTGAGATATTTAAAATTATGAAAGAACTTAAAAAAGAAAACATAGTGATTGATGTAGCCACTGTGAAATCAAAGATAGATAAAAAATCTCTAGCAATAAAAACTAGTGACTTAACTAGCATAATCACTTGGGGTAGAACTTTTGGGATTGATAGTCACATTAAAATCTTAAAAGAAAACCTAGCTAGAAGAAGTATAAATCAAAGCTGTCAAAGACTTTTACAAAGTCTAAATCTTGGAGAAAATATAGATACTTGTATTTACAAATTTGAAAGTAATATAAAAGAAATTTTGGATAAGGATACCTATGAAAATGATGATGTACATAGTATAGCAGAAAAGGTCCTCGATTTTTTAGAAAACAAAAAAGAGGTTGGATTTAAATTTGGTATAAAATTACTTGATACGACTATAGGGGGGCTTTTTAAAGGGGAGCTAACTACAATAGCAGCTAAATCAGGGGTTGGAAAAACTGCTTTGGCACTTCAAATAATGTTAAATTCATTTAAGCAAGGTAAAAAGACTTTATTTATAAGTAGAGAGATGACCAGCGAGCAAGTATTTATGAGAAATATATGTAGAGTAACTGGTGTAAGTACAAGGGATATGAAATCTAAAGAGATAAATGAAAATGATTGGAAACTTATTGTAAATGCAATAGGTGATTTAAGTGAGAATAACTTAATTTATATTAACGATAAGATAGATACAATTAGTGCAATTAGAAAGAGGATAAGACAGGTAAAGCCAGATTTATTAATAGTGGATTATGTGCAACTCCTTACATCACAGAAAAGCATGGATAAAAGAGAAAGGGAGGTAGCTACTTTTTCAAGAGAACTTAAAAATATGACTTTAGATTTTAATATACCCGTAATTCAATTAAGTCAGTTAAATGATGAAATGAAAGATTCAAGACCTTATGGAGATAGACCTATGAGGGATAGCAAAGCCATCTACCACGATAGCAACAATGTGGTTTATATACATCAATTAAAGGGGAGTGATTATGAAGAAGCAGTAAAAGATATAGGAGAAAGTGAGGAAGCAGTTAGAGAAGCAGAGTACAGGGGGATTAAGATAGTTGATTTAATAGTTGCGAAGTGTAGAGATGGACAGACTAGGCATAAGCATTTTTGTTACTTTGGGGATAAGTTACATTTTCAAGAGCTAAATTATTAG
- a CDS encoding Rpn family recombination-promoting nuclease/putative transposase, with protein MREKLEEKSKIVKTSKEYKRTMVEEKDREWTKKLNDILSRGDFSNEKLDKIKGLIPKEILTSENVGEVVTEDGYAKPEYDEVFKSLFTLNNDYDLLANFINDILKDAPYANKNIKPFTQIKRIIRVETDPTINYIGEKRPRLDILAEDEENNHINIEMQRALEDDYLERAEYYLSRVHGRKLKEGKGYKEIGKTIGIHILNHVKYNHIEDYVNCLRLTMDGHPDIFSSKTALYFIELPKIRKSSCIANRVLIWGKLIDNPSHIDIRILSKTDYVVKRALDRLKELGSNEEYLLNLKRGAYIMNKSRNFKEEIFKEGIKEGIEKGIEKGIAKGIAKGIAKGKREEKFNIIIKLKNKGYNLSEICDIIDDLNKSEVEKVYNQN; from the coding sequence ATGAGAGAAAAATTAGAAGAAAAATCTAAGATTGTTAAAACGTCAAAAGAGTATAAACGAACTATGGTTGAAGAAAAGGACAGAGAATGGACTAAAAAATTAAATGATATACTTAGTAGAGGTGATTTTTCTAATGAGAAGTTAGATAAAATCAAGGGTTTAATCCCAAAAGAAATATTGACTAGTGAAAATGTTGGTGAAGTTGTAACTGAAGATGGATATGCTAAGCCTGAGTATGATGAGGTATTTAAATCATTATTTACTCTAAATAATGATTACGATTTACTTGCAAATTTTATAAATGATATTCTCAAAGATGCTCCATATGCTAATAAGAATATCAAACCGTTTACTCAAATAAAAAGAATAATTAGAGTTGAAACTGACCCAACAATTAATTACATTGGAGAGAAAAGACCTAGACTTGATATTTTGGCTGAAGATGAAGAAAATAATCATATAAATATTGAAATGCAAAGAGCACTTGAAGATGATTATTTGGAAAGAGCTGAATATTATCTTAGTCGTGTACATGGTAGAAAATTAAAAGAAGGAAAAGGATATAAAGAGATTGGAAAAACTATTGGAATACATATACTAAATCATGTAAAATATAATCACATAGAAGATTATGTAAACTGTCTAAGATTAACAATGGACGGACATCCAGATATTTTTTCTAGTAAAACTGCATTATATTTTATAGAACTTCCAAAAATCCGTAAATCCAGTTGTATAGCAAACAGAGTTCTAATATGGGGTAAACTTATTGACAACCCTTCTCATATAGATATTAGAATACTATCTAAAACGGATTATGTTGTTAAAAGAGCACTTGATAGATTAAAAGAGTTAGGAAGCAATGAAGAATATTTATTAAATTTAAAGAGAGGTGCATATATTATGAATAAAAGTAGAAATTTTAAAGAAGAAATTTTTAAAGAAGGCATTAAAGAAGGCATTGAAAAAGGCATTGAAAAAGGTATCGCAAAAGGTATCGCAAAAGGTATCGCAAAAGGGAAAAGAGAAGAGAAATTTAACATCATTATAAAGTTAAAAAATAAAGGATATAATTTGAGTGAAATATGTGATATTATAGATGATTTAAATAAATCAGAGGTTGAAAAAGTCTATAATCAAAACTAA
- a CDS encoding N-acetylmannosamine-6-phosphate 2-epimerase has protein sequence MLPKGLIVSCQALDNEPLYSSFIMGRMALAAKQGGAVGIRANSVSDIAEIKHIVSLPIIGIIKREIDGSDVYITPTMKEVDLLVEANVDVIAMDATCNTRYGGMSIDKFFSLVKKKYPNQQFMADCASVEEALVADKLGFDYIGTTLVGYTKQTRGFKVEENDFEIIREILSKVKHPVIAEGNIDTPEKAKRVLELGCHSVVVGSIITRPQVITKRFSDEITLLGGE, from the coding sequence ATGTTACCAAAAGGATTGATAGTTTCATGTCAGGCACTAGATAATGAACCGCTTTATTCTTCATTTATTATGGGGAGAATGGCACTTGCGGCAAAGCAGGGAGGAGCAGTTGGGATACGTGCTAATTCTGTATCTGATATTGCCGAAATTAAACATATAGTATCATTGCCTATTATCGGGATTATTAAACGCGAAATAGATGGCAGTGATGTGTATATAACGCCAACAATGAAAGAAGTAGATTTACTTGTAGAAGCAAATGTAGATGTGATTGCTATGGATGCAACATGTAATACACGCTATGGAGGTATGTCCATTGATAAATTTTTTAGTCTTGTTAAGAAGAAATATCCTAATCAGCAGTTTATGGCAGATTGTGCAAGTGTAGAAGAAGCATTAGTTGCTGATAAGCTTGGATTTGACTACATTGGGACAACACTAGTAGGTTACACAAAACAAACAAGAGGTTTTAAAGTTGAAGAAAACGATTTCGAAATAATTCGTGAGATTTTATCCAAGGTTAAACATCCTGTTATAGCAGAAGGAAACATAGATACTCCAGAAAAGGCAAAACGTGTTCTTGAATTAGGATGTCATAGTGTGGTGGTAGGTTCTATAATTACTAGACCACAAGTGATAACAAAAAGATTTAGTGATGAAATTACATTGTTAGGAGGAGAATAA
- a CDS encoding transcriptional regulator, with the protein MLDLEKVIELLEEHNIQVSIPKELHKYSLLEYLELCQQSGGTYFYIKTVEGALKEARNELIIKLFNGKNYTELARMFDMSVINVRYIVRKK; encoded by the coding sequence ATGTTAGATTTAGAAAAAGTAATAGAATTACTTGAAGAACACAATATACAAGTGAGTATTCCAAAAGAGTTGCATAAGTATAGTTTGTTGGAGTATCTTGAGTTGTGCCAACAAAGTGGGGGAACATATTTTTATATTAAGACAGTGGAGGGTGCTTTAAAAGAGGCTAGAAATGAGCTTATAATTAAATTATTTAATGGAAAAAATTATACAGAATTGGCAAGAATGTTTGATATGAGTGTTATTAATGTCAGGTACATTGTTAGAAAAAAATAG
- a CDS encoding DUF4367 domain-containing protein: protein MQMDRDVVSLNTEGATIENIRFGNHYAQYVEKGNTQQLLCDDKNNIYILSKELATKKITKKDKIEFIKITENVR from the coding sequence ATGCAAATGGATAGAGATGTTGTATCATTAAATACTGAAGGAGCTACAATAGAAAATATTAGATTTGGTAATCATTATGCTCAATACGTTGAAAAAGGGAATACACAACAATTATTATGTGATGATAAAAATAACATATACATATTGTCTAAAGAACTAGCAACGAAAAAAATAACAAAAAAAGATAAAATAGAATTTATTAAAATTACAGAAAATGTTAGATAA
- a CDS encoding PTS lactose/cellobiose transporter subunit IIA → MNEEQHTAFAIISQVGAAKSLYMEIIQLCEQRKFNNIDKLMEEAESYLIAGHKEHTKLVQKEAQGNIGQYSLLLVHAEDQLMNAETLKFIAQKFIHLYKEELK, encoded by the coding sequence ATGAATGAAGAACAACATACTGCATTTGCTATTATATCCCAAGTAGGTGCAGCAAAGTCTTTGTATATGGAAATTATACAATTATGTGAACAAAGAAAGTTTAATAATATTGATAAACTTATGGAAGAAGCTGAAAGTTACTTGATTGCAGGGCATAAAGAACATACTAAATTGGTTCAAAAAGAGGCGCAAGGAAATATTGGTCAATATTCTTTATTGCTTGTGCATGCAGAAGACCAGCTTATGAATGCAGAAACATTAAAGTTCATAGCACAAAAATTCATACATTTATATAAGGAGGAATTAAAATAA
- a CDS encoding HAD-IIB family hydrolase has product MNTILMFDLDGTLIDSNNEVIGGKRTINLLKKLQTYGIRLMANTGRLDHDAYYIDHKYGLQIDCRISQNGAVIQNEQEIQAKLLNKEEAKKLYNELRNLNIRVELNTVSNRYWHSDRDKDFPKEYYDSSKIVEDFKNIIEYQPIVLFLIIGELSEIEKLQSHVNENYKYLEAVKTSNTSLEILQKYVSKGNKIKEMYPNSKIISIGDSENDYSMFEKSDLAYYVGNESYSGPAQKMTSILEALEDIERRILK; this is encoded by the coding sequence ATGAATACTATATTAATGTTTGATCTTGACGGAACACTGATTGATTCTAATAATGAGGTTATTGGTGGTAAACGTACAATTAATTTATTAAAAAAGTTACAAACATATGGTATACGCCTTATGGCGAATACAGGACGTTTGGACCATGATGCGTACTATATTGACCATAAGTATGGCTTACAAATTGATTGTAGAATTTCTCAAAATGGAGCAGTAATTCAAAATGAACAAGAAATTCAGGCGAAACTGCTAAATAAAGAAGAAGCAAAAAAACTTTATAACGAATTACGTAATCTTAATATTCGTGTTGAATTAAATACTGTAAGTAATCGCTATTGGCATAGTGATAGAGATAAAGATTTTCCAAAAGAATACTATGATTCAAGTAAGATTGTTGAGGACTTTAAAAATATTATTGAATATCAGCCGATAGTATTATTTCTTATTATTGGTGAACTTTCTGAAATTGAAAAGTTACAAAGTCATGTTAATGAGAATTATAAGTATCTAGAGGCTGTTAAAACAAGCAATACATCATTAGAAATTTTACAAAAATATGTTAGCAAAGGTAATAAGATAAAAGAGATGTATCCAAATAGCAAAATTATATCTATTGGTGATTCAGAAAATGATTACTCTATGTTTGAAAAAAGCGATTTGGCTTATTATGTAGGGAATGAGAGTTATAGTGGACCTGCTCAAAAAATGACTTCTATATTAGAAGCATTAGAAGACATAGAAAGGAGAATTTTAAAATGA
- a CDS encoding GNAT family N-acetyltransferase, whose product MIEIKTIEINKKGQIDLLMLADPCEEMIDKYLDKGTMYALYDNEELTCIAVVNEISKEICELKNIATYEHFQNMGYASKMIYHLLDIYSKKYSSIVVGTAESGVPFYEKFGFVYSHKIKNFFVDNYPEPIFEEELQCVDMLYLSYSF is encoded by the coding sequence ATGATAGAAATAAAAACTATAGAAATAAATAAAAAAGGTCAGATTGACCTTTTGATGTTAGCAGACCCATGTGAAGAAATGATTGATAAATATCTTGATAAAGGTACTATGTACGCTTTGTATGATAATGAAGAACTTACTTGTATAGCAGTAGTAAATGAGATTTCCAAAGAAATATGTGAGTTAAAAAACATTGCTACATATGAGCATTTTCAAAATATGGGTTATGCATCAAAGATGATTTATCATCTTTTAGATATTTATAGTAAAAAATATTCATCAATAGTTGTTGGTACAGCTGAAAGTGGAGTTCCATTTTATGAGAAGTTTGGATTTGTTTATTCGCATAAAATCAAAAACTTTTTTGTAGATAATTACCCAGAACCAATCTTTGAGGAAGAATTACAATGTGTTGATATGCTGTATTTATCGTATAGCTTTTAG
- a CDS encoding DUF4127 family protein, with amino-acid sequence MKILYVPLDERPCNIKFPSLITASRKDVELIIPPQSLLPKKKKPANIGGLWEFVLEQSKNCQYAVISLDMLLYGGLLPSRIHTETKEAVYQRIEKLKQLRKLYPQLVIYAFQCIMRCPHYNSSEEEPDYYGQYGENLFTRAWLLNKKERIGINEEEENKLQGIEIPPEYIQDYENRCEFNLSYNLHVAGLVKDKFIDTLVIPQDDSSEFGYTSIAQKEVVSFINKEKLERYIYVYPGADEVGSSLIAKAWNHYNNRTLKVYPFFSSTMGKYITPLYEDRPIMESLKHHVRVINGELVEDEKEADIILAYNTCGKIMQESFNQLESQDLTYTSHRNLMDFVQRIESYVNRGMKVALCDSAFSNGSDLTLLRYLDEHGLMDKLYGYAGWNTNCNSLGTVLSTATFSLDSISKETLYHLAYRYIEDGIYQAYVRQIIVNDILPTMGLSYYDFKDKQKYVEQEIRKRCQQYFESFEFFNKYKFKIESIYMPWKRMFEIGIELK; translated from the coding sequence ATGAAGATTCTGTATGTACCACTAGATGAGCGTCCTTGTAATATAAAGTTTCCATCACTAATAACTGCTTCTAGAAAAGATGTAGAGCTTATTATTCCTCCTCAGTCATTATTGCCCAAAAAGAAAAAGCCTGCAAACATAGGAGGATTATGGGAGTTTGTATTAGAACAGTCAAAAAACTGTCAATACGCAGTGATTTCTTTAGATATGTTACTATATGGAGGATTATTACCATCTCGTATCCATACCGAGACAAAAGAAGCAGTTTATCAGCGTATTGAAAAATTAAAACAACTTAGAAAACTATATCCACAACTTGTTATATATGCATTTCAGTGTATAATGAGATGTCCACACTATAATTCTAGTGAGGAAGAACCAGATTATTATGGACAATATGGAGAAAATTTATTTACACGAGCATGGCTTTTAAATAAAAAAGAACGTATTGGAATCAATGAAGAAGAGGAAAATAAACTTCAAGGTATAGAAATACCACCAGAATATATTCAAGACTATGAAAATAGATGTGAATTCAATCTTTCTTATAATTTACACGTAGCAGGACTAGTAAAAGACAAATTTATTGATACTTTAGTTATTCCACAAGATGATTCTAGTGAATTTGGTTATACATCAATTGCTCAAAAAGAAGTAGTTTCATTTATAAATAAAGAAAAACTAGAAAGATATATTTATGTATATCCAGGAGCAGATGAAGTAGGTAGTTCCTTGATTGCTAAAGCTTGGAATCATTATAATAATCGTACCTTAAAAGTATATCCATTTTTTTCTTCGACTATGGGTAAATATATTACCCCGCTATATGAAGATAGACCTATCATGGAGAGTTTAAAGCATCATGTACGTGTTATAAATGGAGAACTTGTTGAAGATGAAAAGGAAGCAGATATTATTCTTGCGTATAATACTTGTGGAAAAATCATGCAAGAGTCATTTAATCAATTAGAGAGTCAAGATTTAACTTACACAAGTCACCGTAATCTTATGGATTTTGTACAACGCATTGAATCATACGTAAATCGTGGTATGAAAGTAGCACTTTGTGATAGTGCATTTTCCAATGGAAGTGATTTGACATTACTTAGATATCTAGATGAGCATGGTCTTATGGATAAATTATATGGATATGCTGGATGGAATACTAACTGCAATTCTTTAGGAACTGTTTTATCTACGGCAACATTTAGTCTTGATAGTATATCTAAAGAAACTTTGTATCATTTAGCTTATAGATATATAGAGGATGGTATCTACCAAGCATATGTAAGACAAATTATAGTTAATGATATACTTCCAACTATGGGACTTTCTTATTATGATTTTAAAGATAAACAAAAGTATGTAGAACAAGAAATTCGTAAACGATGTCAACAATATTTTGAGTCGTTTGAGTTTTTTAATAAATATAAGTTTAAAATAGAAAGTATTTATATGCCATGGAAAAGAATGTTTGAAATTGGCATAGAATTGAAATAA